TCCAGTCAAACTGCAAAATCACGTCGCCGCGAGGTCCCATTCCACTCTTCCCGGCAAACCTGGCATTTGGAACGCGGGGAACGTGAATGTCATGCGTGGCGAAGTACAAAAAGAAAGGGCCATCTTTATTTTTTTCAATAAAACCCACGGCCTGCTTCGTCAGGGTTTGCGCCAGTTCCTCGTCGACCCAGCGCGCCGATTTGCCACCACTCATATAACCAATGCGGCTGATACCATTCACAATGGTCATGTCATGCCCATGACTCGGTCGCATCTTCAACAGTTCAGGGTGTTCCTGGCCTGTGGGATCCGATCCAACCTTTTCCTTGAAACTGACTTGAATCGGGTCTTTGGCATCCAGATCCACGACGCGATGATTTTCCACAAATACGCAAGGCACCCGGTCGGCCGTTGCCGGCATAATAAAAGAGTAGTCAAAACCTATCTCCAATGGGCCCGGCTTGATTTCCGTGTTCCAGTCGATTTCGCCATCGCCCAAACCCAGGTGCCACTTGCCCACTGCGCCGGTTTTATAACCACCTTTGCGAAGCATTTCGGGCAGTGTGGTCGAACCCGGCTTGATGATTAAATTCGCGTCCCCAGGTAATATGCCGGTTCCCTTTTTGCGCCATGGGTATTCTCCCGTCAGCAAGGCATAGCGCGAAGGCGTACAGGTCGCCGATGACGAATGGGCGTCCAGGAAACGGAGCCCGCTCTCGGCCACTTTGTCGATGTTCGGGGTTTGAACTTTCGTGGCCCCATAGC
The nucleotide sequence above comes from Pedosphaera parvula Ellin514. Encoded proteins:
- a CDS encoding sulfatase family protein; its protein translation is MGRSRAAERPNIVLILADDLGYGDVSCYGATKVQTPNIDKVAESGLRFLDAHSSSATCTPSRYALLTGEYPWRKKGTGILPGDANLIIKPGSTTLPEMLRKGGYKTGAVGKWHLGLGDGEIDWNTEIKPGPLEIGFDYSFIMPATADRVPCVFVENHRVVDLDAKDPIQVSFKEKVGSDPTGQEHPELLKMRPSHGHDMTIVNGISRIGYMSGGKSARWVDEELAQTLTKQAVGFIEKNKDGPFFLYFATHDIHVPRVPNARFAGKSGMGPRGDVILQFDWTVGEIVKTLRQLKLEDNTILIVTSDNGPVVDDGYQDQAREKLNGHRPAGPLRGGKYSAFEGGTRVPFILSWPGHVKSGVSDALICQIDFLASFAQLTGCRLNQADGPDSLNILPAFVGDSKMGRDYVVEHAFVLALRKGNQKFIEPGKGPKFSKPTATETGIDPDGLFYDLTDDIGETNNLSIQVSEKAKQYQAELEKLRKEGRSRP